TTGCACCGAATTTCAATGCCTGTGAGACATTTCTCTTCATCGCCCTTCTGAACGATACCCTTCTCTCAAGCTGTAAAGCAATATTTTCTGCCACGAGTTGTGCATCAACCTCGGGTCTTTTTATCTCAGTTATATTTAATATGACTTCCTTATCAGTAATCCTCTGCAGCTCCTTCTTCAGATTTTCTACCTCAACCCCTTTTCTTCCTATTACAAGCCCTGGTCTTGAGGTATAGATATTTATCTTTGCCCTCTTATCCTTATTTGCTGCCCTTTCTATCTCTATCTTCGAGACACCTGCCTGGTGTAACCTTCCCTTCAAGAACCTTTTTATAGCTAAATCTTCATGGAGAAACCTTGCATAATTCTTTGATGCAAACCACTTGGAATCCCATGTCTTTATTATCCCAAGCCTAAAACCAAAAGGATGTGTCTTTTGACCCATTTAACCTCCAAGCTTATGATTCATCTAATACAAGCGTAATGTGGCTTAACCTTTTTCGAACCTTTGTTGCCCTCCCCATCGCCCTCGGTAAAAACCTTTTAAGCATCGGTCCTCCATCCACTATTACATTTTTGACGTAAAGGTTGTCTATATCGACATATTTTTTATGTCTTGCATTTGCGATGGCACTGTCCAGAAGTTTCTTTAAGATATAAGATGCCTTTTGAGGCATGTAGATAAGCATGCCCATTGCATCGTTTATGTTTTTCTTCTTTATCAGATCCCCTACGATTCGAACCTTCCTTGGGGATATCCTTATCATTCTTGTTCTTGCAATGATTTCCATAGTATCTATTCCTTCTTTTTGACCACTTTTGCCTTTCTATCCCCTGAATGGCCATGAAAGGTCCTTGTTGGAGAAAACTCCCCAAGCCTATGGCCAACCATTTCTTCTGTTACAAAGACAGGGATAAACTTCTTTCCATTGTGGACTGCAAAGGTCAATCCTATAAAATCTGGAGTGATTGTGGACTTTCTCGACCAGGTCTTAATAACCTTCGAACTCTTCGACTCCTTTGTCTCTTCCGCCTTTTTTAATAACTTTTCCTCTACAAATGGCCCCTTCTTTAAAGACCTTGCCACAAATACCTCCTAATCTTTACGCTTGACGATAAACTTATCAGTTCTCTTATTCCTTCTTGTTTTTAAACCTTTTGATAGCTGTCCCCATGGTGAACACGGATGTCTACCACCCTTCGATCTCCCTTCACCACCACCCAACGGGTGGTCAACAGGGTTCATTGCTACTCCCCTGACGGTAGGTCTTATCCCCAACCACCTTGGTTTTCCAGCTTTTCCAACTGTGATATTTTCATGATCCAGATTACCAACCTGACCAACCGTCGCCATGCAAGAAAGATTTATCAATCTCACCTCGCCTGAAGGCATACGAACATGTCCATAATTACCTTCTTTGGCTACAAGCTGTGCATAATTTCCAGCGCTTCTCGCTATCTGCCCGCCTTTTCCTGACTTCATCTCCACATTATGGACAAATGTTCCAACGGGTATGAATTTCAAGGGAAGTGCATTCCCTT
Above is a window of Pseudomonadota bacterium DNA encoding:
- the rpsC gene encoding 30S ribosomal protein S3; the encoded protein is MGQKTHPFGFRLGIIKTWDSKWFASKNYARFLHEDLAIKRFLKGRLHQAGVSKIEIERAANKDKRAKINIYTSRPGLVIGRKGVEVENLKKELQRITDKEVILNITEIKRPEVDAQLVAENIALQLERRVSFRRAMKRNVSQALKFGAKGIKAMCAGRLAGAEMARTEWYREGRVPLQTIRADIDYGFAIAMTKYGVIGVKVWVFKGEVYQEAK
- the rplB gene encoding 50S ribosomal protein L2 — protein: MGIREYKPTSSGRRFMSVLTFEEITKKEPEKSLLSPLKKTGGRNNLGRISTRHIGGGHKRRYRIIDFKRDKFDIPGKVYGIEYDPNRSANLALIHYVDGEKRYILAPLGIKAGDIIVSSKKSDTEIKEGNALPLKFIPVGTFVHNVEMKSGKGGQIARSAGNYAQLVAKEGNYGHVRMPSGEVRLINLSCMATVGQVGNLDHENITVGKAGKPRWLGIRPTVRGVAMNPVDHPLGGGEGRSKGGRHPCSPWGQLSKGLKTRRNKRTDKFIVKRKD
- the rpsS gene encoding 30S ribosomal protein S19, whose product is MARSLKKGPFVEEKLLKKAEETKESKSSKVIKTWSRKSTITPDFIGLTFAVHNGKKFIPVFVTEEMVGHRLGEFSPTRTFHGHSGDRKAKVVKKKE
- the rplV gene encoding 50S ribosomal protein L22 — protein: MEIIARTRMIRISPRKVRIVGDLIKKKNINDAMGMLIYMPQKASYILKKLLDSAIANARHKKYVDIDNLYVKNVIVDGGPMLKRFLPRAMGRATKVRKRLSHITLVLDES